From the Patescibacteria group bacterium genome, the window CTTCAATGAGTTCGTGCCCAGGGTGGCACCAATATTTTGTTGGCCAATTAGATTGGTTGGGACTGGAAGCATGCCCTCGTTTAATCGTTTGGCTAAGTTTTGTGCTTCTTTGATATCCTTTGAGCCCGTGATAATGGCTTCACCGTTGGCAATTTCGGTTTGTACATTTGGAGCGGATACAATTTTGTTGTCCAGCACTATTGCAATTCTCTTATTGATATTATCCTTGGTCAGCTGTCGGAACATATCGGTTCCGATGTTGTCGAACTTGATCTGCACTACGGGTTGAGATGTCGCTACTCCTTGTGAGTTTCCGTCAAAGGTTGCGTCCGATTTGGTCAGGTTGCGTCCAGTAAGCTCTGATTTTTTCCAATAACCTGGGTAAGTATATGTCGGTTCGTAATAATCGCTAAGTTGAGCGCCATCAGCTTCAGTGCCCTCTACCATGAATGCAAGTTCATAAGTAGCGCCAATCTTATCAATTGCTTCATCGATATTTGTAATTCCAGGCAGCTCAATCAGAATGCGGTCTCCCCCGCTGGTTTGGATAGTTGGCTCCGCAACACCGAGTTCGTTGATACGTCTATCGAAGACATTTTTCAGATTGTTTAGATCTTTTACTTTATCTTTTGATTGGCTCAAATCGGCTTGGTAGATCAGCTCTGTCCCGCCGACAAGATCAAGGCCTAGCATTGCTTTGATTCGATCGCCAAAGAAGAAGCTCTTCGGCAAGTCGATAGAAATTGCGAGCGCTACAATCAATATAATAAAACCGAAACCAACCCAGAGTTTTGTTCTCATAATATATACATCTTATCTAAAAAATAGTACTTAAGTCAACGCTCGTTGCGCTTAGCGCTTATCGTACGATTGGGCAGACCAAAAGATCGCCAGTTTTTGCCAGTTTTGGAACGATATCTTCTTCGAGCATGGAGTAGCCTTTTGGGAATACAGTAAATACCGATGGGTCAAAAAGATATATTCCGTCCATCGAAGAGAGATCTTCTGTTAGAAGGGTGGCAGTGGAATTGTGGGTTTTGTGGAATTCAATCAGTCCAGCCAGATTGTATTCGCCTTGGTCGGCATTACTATAAACGATAAACAAACCACCAGCCAGTTCTTTTTTCAGGGCATGTATTGCTCCGCCAGAGCCTTCACCTTTGTCCGAATATTTGATTGATACGTCAGAAATATTTGCTTTTGCAATCTTGTCCTTGACCTTATCGCCCAAGAAGCCAGTTGCGACGATAACCTCTTTGACACCGAAGCCAGACAAGGATTTGATGAAATCAATTGCTCGGTCTGCTGATTTGATCGCATTATCTCCGCCGAGAAGCACTACCGCCTTGACTGGGGCGCTGTTGTCTAGGGCGTTTAGAACTAGAGATTCGATTGCGTGTGATCGATTTCTAAGTTCTACGCCGTCGATTGCCTTATCGATCATTTTCAGAACCTCTGTTTTGATGGAAATTGTAATTCTCTCTCGATCCATGATTCTCCCTATAGTAAATTGTTATTGTATTCATAATTTATCATACACAAAAAATCGAAGTCAAATCCAAATCATTGCCAGACTGAGAAGAGGGCTATAGGTGTGAAAAATTAATCAATTTGCTTAAAGGCATTCAAGACTGCGTTAAAGTCTTCAGGTATTTCTGCGGTAAAATTTGATTGTTTGTTTTGCCCCGGTATTGTAAAAGAGAGACTTTTGGCATGCAGCATCTGTCTCTCGATTGATCTGGTATCGGAGAAATGTTTGCTATCCTTGGAACAGTAAACTTGGTCGCCTAGGACTGGGAATCCGGCTAGCATTGATTGTAGTCTGATTTGGTGGGTCCGGCCTGTCTCTATGTCGTACTCAACGAGAGAAATTCGTTTACCAGCGCTATCTTGCAAATAAGAAATTACTTTGTAATTTGAAACTGCTAACTTCCCTTTCATTTCCCCGACTTCGGCCATTTTCTTGCGGTCTTTCGGGTTTCTGCCAATATAATTCGTCATTCTTCCAGTTTCATTTTTGGGCCAATTATAACAAATTGCCAGATAGATTTTCTTGACGTCCCGGTGCATGATCTGACGAGAAATTGAGTGCATTGCGCGTGCGTTTTTGGCTACTACCATAATTCCAGAGGTGAATTTGTCCAACCTATGTACTATTCCCGGACGGAACTTGGATATCTCTGAATCTGGCTCTGCCAAAGCGTCCTTGATGTTTGGCGAATGCGCGAGAAGCGCGTTGACTAACGTACCAGTATAGTTGCCTGCTGCGGGGTGGACGACCATCCCAACGGGTTTATTGAGGACGATAACGTCCTTATCTTCATAGATGATATCTAGCGAAATATCCTGAGCTGTTGGCTCTACGGTTGACTGAATTTCTGACATAGATACTTTGATTTCGTCGCCCAATTTCAACTTGTAGCTAGATTTTGTTGGCTTATTATTGACCAAAATAGCCCCTTCTTTGATCAGCTTGGCAAAGTAATTTCGAGAGTAATCTGGATTTTCTTTGGCCAAGTATTGATCCAGTCTCTCCCCCGCTCCGGAACTCACTACATAAATTTTGGAGTCAGAATTGTTCATTTCAAAAATCCTGCGATGTTAGTATCAGCGTTTACACGATAGCGAGATAAAAGCAGATTATCAGACTTCAAATCCCCTATCCCGTATTTCGTGGTAACGGCGTAAAAATAACCAGCTTCTCGAGCAGTGGACACAACCTCAGAGTTCTCTTTCCCAGCAGGATAACACAAGCTTACAATATTATGTCCGAGTATTTTTTCGAGTGCGATCTTGCTATCCTTCAGCTCGAGACTTACTTTTTCCTGAGAGATTTTCGTCAGGTCTGGATGAGAAATGGTATGAGATCCGACTTCGATTCCGTTGGTGTTGATCTCTCTAATTTGGGTCTCGGTCATATAATCAGAGCTGGTTTCCCCAGTAATTACAAAAGCTACCGCTTTCATCTGTTCTAATTTAAGAGCTGGGTATGCGCTCTCGAAGAAGTTTGAATATCCATCATCAAAGGTGAGAATGATTGGTTTGCTGGGTGCCTGACCGCTCGCTATCTCTTCAAATGTTGTCGTTGTATAGCCTTTGCTTTTGATCAGCTCTAGCTGGGTCGCAAATTTTGCAGGTGAAACCGACAAGTTCGTGCCGATCTGATCGCTCGTATCGACAAAATCACGAATGTGATGGTACATCAGAATAGGTATTTCAGTTGGCATGGCGACAGGTGCAGCTTCTATCCTCTGGTCTGGCGATGGCGCAGTCGTAGTCGTCGCTTCCTCACTCTTGGTGGGATTAACGACCTCAGACTTTAGCGATTGGGCCTGTTCGAAAGCAAGCATTACCAAAAATATCCCCAAAAGAACTATAATTCCTATCAAAATTTTTTTAGATTTATATTTCATCAATCAATTTGGGCGTTTCCGTTGTTTCAATTTTGTGGCTTTTGATTTTGTCTACCACTGACGTGAGCTGACGATTCCGCGTATTAGCAACTAATTCGTACTGCTTGCTGGCTGAGCTAATTCGGTCCCCGACCTTGTCGAATTCCTCGGTAAACTTCTGGTATTCTGTGTCAAATCTCTGTATCAATCCGATGATATGCTGGAGGTTCTCCTGATAACGGAAATTGGTATAAGCTTGCTTGACCATCCGAAGAATCGCCGTGAAGCTAAATGGGCCGGCCAAGACGACTTTCTTTCGCATTGAATCTTCCCAGACATCGTTCATCTGCTCGTAAATGTATGAAAATATCATTTCATTCGGGATGAATAAGATTACGAAATCGACAGTCTTCTCTTCTGGATTAATGTATTCTCGGGTACAAACCTGCTTGATCTTCTCCTTGACGTCATCCTTGAACTTCTTGAACCAGGCCTTCTTTTCCTGATCATTTTCGGCTTCCAGGGTTTTGACGAGCGACGAGTAAGGGAACTTAACATCGATATTAATCTTGGTCTGGTCGGGGAGCAGAATAGTAAAGTCAGGCCGAGTGCTTTGGGTTTGCTGTGCCTCGTTCTTGATATAAGTTTGACCGATTACAAATCCTGCCATCTTGAGTAGATCCTCGGCAACTTGCTCGCCAAAGGCACCGCGAAGCTGATTGTTGGAGAGCAAACTTTTTAGCTTCTCAGTGCTCATCTTCAGGTCTTTGGTAATCTCCTGTTGGCTTTTGAGCTCGCTCGAGAGAGTTGAGAACGATTTGATTCTGTCTTCGTCGCTCTTGCTCAAGCGCTCTTCGTTCTTGTGGATATCTCGGCGAATTTCGTTGATCAATTCAGAAATGGCTGATTTCTTGCCATCCAGGTCCACCTTAATTTCGTTTTTCTGGGCCTGCAGGATTTCCTTGGCATACTGGATGAATTGTTCGGAGTTATTTCTCAATGCATCGGTGGAGAGTTTGGATATTTTCGATTCGAGATCCCCTGTGCCTGAGCCGCTAGCCAGGAATCTTTTCAATAGGAAAAAAGTGAGCAGACTACTGCCAAGAAAAGCGATCGCTATTACGATGATTAGACTAAGTGTGTTCATCCTATCCCCTCAATAAATACTTTAGATCATTATACCAAAAATATTAGGCGAACAAAAGCCAAACATTTAGTTGCGGATTACTTAGGCTTTGAAGCCGATTGTTCTGTCTGGCTCTACTGATTCTGTAATCTTGCCAAAGCTTTTTTCATAGAGCGTTAGGTTCTCCTCTATCGCCTTTGCGATTCTCTTCATGTGGCCAGGGCTTGTGATAATTCTGGAGACTAGGCTTCCCTGTGGCGGCATTATGTTGAGAAAATCCAGTACAAATTCTTCTCCGGTGTGCTGAACAATCAAATTGTTAGAGTAGCTCCCCTTCACGCTCTGGTCATTAAATTTAATATTGATTTGTTGCTCTGTCATATATTTCCTATGGTTAAATTATTTTTTACTATCTGGGCAGATATCGGAATATGGGCACATTTTACATTGGAACATATCGGGCTTTGCCTTCAAGTCTTGCTTTCGCAAGCCCTCTGCTACGGCCATTATCATCTCCTTCGTCTCCTCAAGGTCTTTCTCGGTGTAAGTGATTTCTCCCCTCAAGCCCGACTCGATAAACAGTAGGGTCGTCTTGGGAATAACACTATACTTTTCATACCACGCCAGAGCGTAAATTTTCATCTGAGTAGAATCCTTGATTCTCCGATCGGCATCTTTTTGCTCACGGACATCGGACGTTTTGAAGTCCCTAATCTCAGCGCTCTCCCCTACTCCGCATATCAGATCATACCGGCCGTTCACCTTGACTTTATTCTCAGAAAATTCGAATACTTCCTCAACTTTTGTCGGGTTTGTGGGATTATCAGAGTCATCGTTATAAAATCTAGTTAAAGTCATAAGTCCCTGCTTGTAACGCAGCTCTTCCTGATCTCTGGTGATAAATCCGATATTCTTGAATGCCGTTTCGTAATCCGCTAGTAACTGTTCAAGAGTTGGGATTTCACCATTAATTTTTCGATTGAAATAGTGATCTAGCGCGGCGTGAATTGCTGTCCCGTACATCAAGAATTGATTCTCTAGGAGCGGTATTTTCACTACATGGGCAAAGTAAAATTTCCTGGGGCAAGAATAGTAATCATCGATTTGCTGACGAGAAAGTCGGAGTGTCTCGTCGGTGAATTTATTCGGTAATTTCGCAGGCTTTTGAACCAGCTTCTTGAAGCGTTCTATCTTCTGCATTGGGTCTAGCTTGTGTTTTAGTTTGAGCGAATCTGCCTCCCCGATGAGCTCCATTACAAACTGGGAAAGCTTCTTGCTTCTCTTGCCGCCGTAGTCTTCGGCCGCGGTCAGAAATAGATTTGTCTTGGCCCGGGTTGCCGCAACATAAAATAGTCGGCGTTCTTCCTGCAAATGAAAATCCCCTTCTGGCAATCGTTCTTTGATCAGTTTGTCTGGGATGGGCAGAGGGTCTCTTCGCTGTCTGCCCGGGAATCTATCGGCTACACAATTGGCAATGAATACTACGGGCCACTCTAGGCCTTTCGAAGCGTGAGCGGTTAGGATATTGACCGCATCGATGTCTCTGTCTATGTCAGAGGAAATCACCTCATCTCCTACTTCAAGGATCAGCTCTAAGTTATTCAAAAAGGCGTGGACTCCCCTATCCTCACTCCCGTGATTGAATTGGGCGATTCGATCAAAAAATTTGGCAATATTATGAATTTTGATCTCGTTTTCGGTGTTATTTGTTTCGATCAATTTCTTCAAATATTTCTTGGCTTTGAGATAATCGTAGAGAAGCTCTCCACATGGCTCTGCTTTTCTCTCAGAATATTCCTTAACATCCTGGACTAAGCTTTCGATTTTTAGCTTGTCTTTCTCACCTATTGTCGCCAGATCGATCGTATCGATTATAGCTCGGTTTCTGCGTTTCGACTCAGTATAATACTCCGAGAGGGCATCGTGGGATACTCCATACAATTCGCTTGTCGCAAGTTGGTACAGAGCTAGAGAGTCGTCCGTATAGACGATAGATTTTAGGAACGCGACCAACATTTTGATCTCCGGTTGAGCGAACAGCCCCGATGACCCAGAGAAGATATATGGGATTCCGGCAATATTAAATGATTGCAGAAATGGCTCAGCCTGATTGTTGGCACGGACCAGCAGAGCGAAATCATTGTATTTGTAGCCCTTTCCTTCTTTCAATTCTTTGATTCCTTCCGCGACCTTGTCTGCTTCACATGAGAGATTGTCGCAAAATAATAGTTCTGGAGTGACTCCGTGTTTTGTTGAAACTAGACGCTTGTTGATCTTGTTCTGTATCTCAAGACGGTCTGGATTGTTGTTTTGTATGAGTCGGTATGACGAATCCAGAATTTCTTGTGTAGAGCGGTAGTTTTCATTCAATACAACTTGTTTGGCCTTGGGATAGGTCTTGTTGAAATCCAGAATATTAGAGATAGAGGCGCCACGAAAACGATAAATAGACTGGTCGTCATCCCCTACCACAGTAATATTATCGGAGCCAGACGAGAGTAATTTGACGATCTCGTTTTGAGCAAAGTTGGTATCCTGATATTCGTCGACTAGGACATATTTGAAGCGCTTGTGGCACTCCCCCAACACTTTCTTGTTCTCCTTTAGCAGTTTGTAGGTCAGATATAGTTGGTCTCCAAAGTCGAGATTTCCGGATTGAATCATCAAATCCTGATATCTTGCGTAGGCGTTCGCCAATTCCAGCGTTTTTTCATTCTCGATAGGGTCATCATTTGTTTGCAAACTTGCGAAAGCTAAATACTGTTCTGGTGAAATTAGTTCGTCCTTTAGCCTGGAGAAATGATTCAAAAGCGCTGAAATATGGGTCAAGGGACTTGCGATTGGGCGAAAATGTACGAGATCGAAGGCATAGATATTTTGTCTCATGAAGATGGCTTGTTCCGTAGCGGTAAGAACCTTGAAATTTGCTGGGAGGCCCAGGTCGAGCGAATGATCTCGGAGCAATCTGTCGCCAAAAGCGTGAAAAGTAGAGATCCACATGTCGGTGTAGCCGTATGGGACGAGCATATCGACCCGCTCTTCCATCTCCGAGGCAGCCTTTTCGGTAAAGGTCAGAGCTAGTATTTCTGAAGGTTTGGCTAGCTTTTGCTCGATCAGGTAAGCAATCCGACGAGTGATGACAGTTGTCTTGCCTGTACCGGCACCAGCGATGATCAAAAGCGGGCCATCGCGATGCGTGACAGCATCTTTCTGTGCAGTGTTGAGCCCAGTTAATATTTTCTCGGATGAGTCCTTTGTTGTAAAAAGGTCTTGTTGCATGACTGCATTATAACAAAGTGCGTGGGTATATCAAAAAAAGACCCTTGCGGGTCGATAAGATTGTCCTGTAGGTGCCCGAGCTTACCGGGCACCTACCTGTATGGAGCTGGTCACTACCCCAGCGGTACTAGTGATTGGTGGCGCTCACAGCGCCGGTTCCCGTCCGTGTGTCGGACAATCAACCGGATACTATGCTCGCCATTTGCCGTTGCGCTTCTTCAATACCGGATACCATCTTTTTCGCCGCTTCAAATTCCGCCGTCTTCAGGAAACTGTCCTGTAAACCGACGTCTGAAGCAAAGTCAAATCTCAATTTTCTTAGCACAGTTGTGCTCCTTTTGGCCCAACCGGGCCGTTTTGATTTTCGCCTGCATAATGAGGCATGCGAGCCTCGGGTTTAATCCTCTGCATTGGTATCGGTCTCCTACCGCAAATCGACCAAAGTGATGCAACGGATAAATATCCGCTCCCAGAGAGCAGTCTTCGGGATATCAACCCTCATGCTACCTGGAATAGGTGGCTTGGGATCTTAAAATCCCAGCGTGGTACACTGTACCAAAATTTTCTCTGGTATGCGATCATCTCTGCAGTAGCATTTGCAATGAAACTTGTTAGTCCCAAAATTGCAGACAATATTGTTGCGATCCAGAGCAAAACTCTTAGTAGATACATATCTACCTACTCTCCTTCACCAAACGATAAACGTTCGCTTGATTAAATGATCATACAAAATTTGTGTTGGCCTGTCTAGAGAATTTGTCCACAGAAATGATTAATTAAATTTGCCACAAAAAAACCGCCCCGATATTGGATCGAGACGGTTAATTCTTTAGTGCCCCTTACCCATTTTTTTGAAAGGGTGAGGGGTCATCAAAGAACTTTGAAGTTGCTCAAATTGAGCGTTTCAACAGCTCAATTATAACATATCTGTGCTCAATAAGTCAATAGGTATGGTTATTTCAACAAATCGTTCAATTTGGATTCGATTTCCTCAATCGGTCTCATCCCAACCATAGTCTCGACCAATTTGCCGTCGTTGAATAATATCAATGTTGGTACGCTCATGACATCGTAATTGATGGCTACCTCTTTGAGTTCATCAATATCAACTTTGACTATTTCGACCTTGTCGATGTTTTTGTACGTCTTTGCAAAGTCGTCTAGAATCATGCCCATCATTTGGCATGGGCCGCACCAAGTGGCAAAAAAATCGACCAGAACTGGCTTTTTCACATCAATATTCTTCTTGAACTCTTCTTCCGTAGCTGGATGCTTAATTGTTTCTTCGCTCATATTTCTCCTTTTTAATTTTTATCTCTTTGTAATTTTTCTGCTTCCTTTTGGAACTTCGATGCTGATCCAAAACTCTTGTAAACTGATAGAAATCTCAAATATCCCACCTCATCGGCACCCTTCAGCTTATCAATACAGAATTTACCGATTTGTTTGCTGGCGATGTACTTGGACTTCAATTTGGCAATTTCATGCTCTATGGCGTCAACAATGCCCTCAATTTGATTGGCCGAGACCGGACGTTTCTCTAACGCCAGATTGATACCACGAGCTAGTTTACTTCTCGAATATTCTTCGATCACGCCGTTGCGTTTGACTACCTTAATCTTAGGAGATTCAATTCTCTCGTAGGTAGTAAATCTGAAGTGACAGCGCAAACACTCTCGCCTTCTTCGAATAGTCCGGTCATCGTCTCTCGAATCAAGGACTTTGGTGTCAGATTTTTTACACTCTGGGCAGATCATATGCTAGCATTCCGTCATTTATCTATATTCAGTGCCAAATTCACTCTAACTACATATTAAACTACTAGATATGGATGGTCAATAAAAAGTAGGCCCCTTGGCCTATTTTTCGTGTTCTATTTCAGTTTTCTTCGTATAAATGCTGGTACTTCTAGTTCGCCTTCGTCATCTTCCTCGTCCTTCTCAAGCGGCCTTGCTGGCTCTGGCTCGGCGTACATGTACTGTCTTTCGTTTCGTCTGAGCATCTGAGAGGCTGGAATTTCTGCCTGAGGTCGCTCGTTTGGTGCGAATATTTTCTTCTGTGTTCTGTTGGTTTCTGATTCAAATCCTGTCGCAATCACAGTAATTTTGACTTCGCCCTGCATCGCTTCATCGATGATTGCTCCGAAGATAATATTTGCATCAGGGTCGGCAGCCTCAGTGATCGCTTTGGCGGCTTCATCAATTTCATACATTCCAAGATCTGGACCACCAGTAATGTTGAACAGGATTCCTTTGGCGCCATCGATGGAAAGCTCGAGCAACGGAGAGTCAATAGCGGCGCGAGCGGCTTCGATTGCCCTATTGTCACCAGTGCCGTGACCGATGCCCATGAGGGCGCTACCGGCGTCTGCCATAATGGCTTTAACATCAGCAAAGTCTACATTGATCAAACCATGATAGATAATCAAGTCTGCAATACCTTGGACACCCTGACGAAGTACATCGTCTACGATGCCAAAAGCGTCGAAAAGAGATGTCTTTTTATCGATAACCTGCAATAATCTGTCGTTTGGAATAGTGATAAGAGTATCAACTTTTTCTTTCATCTCGGCGATGCCAAGCTCTGCAATCTTCTTGCGTCTTTGGCCTTCGAAAGTGAAAGGCTTGGTAACAACACCAACTGTTAGAGCGCCTAATTCTTTGGCAATGTCTGCAACAAAAGGCGCTGCGCCAGTACCAGTACCACCGCCCATACCACAAGTGACGAAGACCATGTCAGCGCCCTTGAGCGCTTCGTAGACTTCTTCTTTGTTTTCCTCAATCGACTTTCGGCCGACTTCTGGATCTGCACCAGCACCCAAACCGCGAGTGGTCTCTTTGCCGATCTGTATTTTGATCGGTGCTTCGTTGAAAGCGAGAGCCTGCGAGTCTGTGTTAATGGCGATAAACTCAATACCACGCAACTTCGAATTAATCATCCGAGTGATCGCGCTCCCTCCAGAGCCGCCCACACCAACAACTTTAATGTTGGCGAAATTTGCTAGATCTGAGTTTTTCTCAATCATGCTGATCCTTATGGTATGAAAAGTTAATACAACCGTAATACTTTTTATGAAGTATATTCGTAATAAAATAATACTTCAAGAGAAATATAATGGCGAGAGTACTTTGGGTGGGGGCCTTACGGCATGAGATTCTTGAAAATCGACTTTACCTTATCAATTACGTTATTAACTCCTGGTATATCGAGATTGAAATTCATACGATTTGGCTCGTGGCTTCTGTCTTTTCCCCAAAGCATCAGACCTATGCTTGTAGAATATACTGGATCTCCGAGCTTGTCAATAAGTCCTGTGATCTCAATAATTGGCGAGCCAACTTTGGCCGGTAGACGCATTTTTTCTTTGGTCATTTCGACAATTCCCTGAATCTTGGACCCACCGCCGGTAAGCACTACCCCAGCGGGAAGGGCGTCTGTACAGTCGGCTTT encodes:
- the secD gene encoding protein translocase subunit SecD, which produces MRTKLWVGFGFIILIVALAISIDLPKSFFFGDRIKAMLGLDLVGGTELIYQADLSQSKDKVKDLNNLKNVFDRRINELGVAEPTIQTSGGDRILIELPGITNIDEAIDKIGATYELAFMVEGTEADGAQLSDYYEPTYTYPGYWKKSELTGRNLTKSDATFDGNSQGVATSQPVVQIKFDNIGTDMFRQLTKDNINKRIAIVLDNKIVSAPNVQTEIANGEAIITGSKDIKEAQNLAKRLNEGMLPVPTNLIGQQNIGATLGTNSLKLSLVGGLIGLILVAMFIVSYYKFPGLIAIFALTTYAAITLAVYKIMPVTLTLAGIAGFVLSIGMAIDANVLIFERMKEELKSGKDLHLSIMDGFKRSWNSIRDSNTSSILTCLILYTTTGSGPIRGFALTLMIGIIISLFTAITVTRTILLLLSSSSYAKRFIHV
- a CDS encoding RluA family pseudouridine synthase; the encoded protein is MNNSDSKIYVVSSGAGERLDQYLAKENPDYSRNYFAKLIKEGAILVNNKPTKSSYKLKLGDEIKVSMSEIQSTVEPTAQDISLDIIYEDKDVIVLNKPVGMVVHPAAGNYTGTLVNALLAHSPNIKDALAEPDSEISKFRPGIVHRLDKFTSGIMVVAKNARAMHSISRQIMHRDVKKIYLAICYNWPKNETGRMTNYIGRNPKDRKKMAEVGEMKGKLAVSNYKVISYLQDSAGKRISLVEYDIETGRTHQIRLQSMLAGFPVLGDQVYCSKDSKHFSDTRSIERQMLHAKSLSFTIPGQNKQSNFTAEIPEDFNAVLNAFKQID
- a CDS encoding polysaccharide deacetylase family protein → MLAFEQAQSLKSEVVNPTKSEEATTTTAPSPDQRIEAAPVAMPTEIPILMYHHIRDFVDTSDQIGTNLSVSPAKFATQLELIKSKGYTTTTFEEIASGQAPSKPIILTFDDGYSNFFESAYPALKLEQMKAVAFVITGETSSDYMTETQIREINTNGIEVGSHTISHPDLTKISQEKVSLELKDSKIALEKILGHNIVSLCYPAGKENSEVVSTAREAGYFYAVTTKYGIGDLKSDNLLLSRYRVNADTNIAGFLK
- a CDS encoding DNA recombination protein RmuC codes for the protein MNTLSLIIVIAIAFLGSSLLTFFLLKRFLASGSGTGDLESKISKLSTDALRNNSEQFIQYAKEILQAQKNEIKVDLDGKKSAISELINEIRRDIHKNEERLSKSDEDRIKSFSTLSSELKSQQEITKDLKMSTEKLKSLLSNNQLRGAFGEQVAEDLLKMAGFVIGQTYIKNEAQQTQSTRPDFTILLPDQTKINIDVKFPYSSLVKTLEAENDQEKKAWFKKFKDDVKEKIKQVCTREYINPEEKTVDFVILFIPNEMIFSYIYEQMNDVWEDSMRKKVVLAGPFSFTAILRMVKQAYTNFRYQENLQHIIGLIQRFDTEYQKFTEEFDKVGDRISSASKQYELVANTRNRQLTSVVDKIKSHKIETTETPKLIDEI
- a CDS encoding DUF3467 domain-containing protein, with protein sequence MTEQQINIKFNDQSVKGSYSNNLIVQHTGEEFVLDFLNIMPPQGSLVSRIITSPGHMKRIAKAIEENLTLYEKSFGKITESVEPDRTIGFKA
- a CDS encoding ATP-dependent DNA helicase; its protein translation is MQQDLFTTKDSSEKILTGLNTAQKDAVTHRDGPLLIIAGAGTGKTTVITRRIAYLIEQKLAKPSEILALTFTEKAASEMEERVDMLVPYGYTDMWISTFHAFGDRLLRDHSLDLGLPANFKVLTATEQAIFMRQNIYAFDLVHFRPIASPLTHISALLNHFSRLKDELISPEQYLAFASLQTNDDPIENEKTLELANAYARYQDLMIQSGNLDFGDQLYLTYKLLKENKKVLGECHKRFKYVLVDEYQDTNFAQNEIVKLLSSGSDNITVVGDDDQSIYRFRGASISNILDFNKTYPKAKQVVLNENYRSTQEILDSSYRLIQNNNPDRLEIQNKINKRLVSTKHGVTPELLFCDNLSCEADKVAEGIKELKEGKGYKYNDFALLVRANNQAEPFLQSFNIAGIPYIFSGSSGLFAQPEIKMLVAFLKSIVYTDDSLALYQLATSELYGVSHDALSEYYTESKRRNRAIIDTIDLATIGEKDKLKIESLVQDVKEYSERKAEPCGELLYDYLKAKKYLKKLIETNNTENEIKIHNIAKFFDRIAQFNHGSEDRGVHAFLNNLELILEVGDEVISSDIDRDIDAVNILTAHASKGLEWPVVFIANCVADRFPGRQRRDPLPIPDKLIKERLPEGDFHLQEERRLFYVAATRAKTNLFLTAAEDYGGKRSKKLSQFVMELIGEADSLKLKHKLDPMQKIERFKKLVQKPAKLPNKFTDETLRLSRQQIDDYYSCPRKFYFAHVVKIPLLENQFLMYGTAIHAALDHYFNRKINGEIPTLEQLLADYETAFKNIGFITRDQEELRYKQGLMTLTRFYNDDSDNPTNPTKVEEVFEFSENKVKVNGRYDLICGVGESAEIRDFKTSDVREQKDADRRIKDSTQMKIYALAWYEKYSVIPKTTLLFIESGLRGEITYTEKDLEETKEMIMAVAEGLRKQDLKAKPDMFQCKMCPYSDICPDSKK
- the trxA gene encoding thioredoxin: MSEETIKHPATEEEFKKNIDVKKPVLVDFFATWCGPCQMMGMILDDFAKTYKNIDKVEIVKVDIDELKEVAINYDVMSVPTLILFNDGKLVETMVGMRPIEEIESKLNDLLK
- the nrdR gene encoding transcriptional regulator NrdR, giving the protein MICPECKKSDTKVLDSRDDDRTIRRRRECLRCHFRFTTYERIESPKIKVVKRNGVIEEYSRSKLARGINLALEKRPVSANQIEGIVDAIEHEIAKLKSKYIASKQIGKFCIDKLKGADEVGYLRFLSVYKSFGSASKFQKEAEKLQRDKN
- the ftsZ gene encoding cell division protein FtsZ, whose protein sequence is MIEKNSDLANFANIKVVGVGGSGGSAITRMINSKLRGIEFIAINTDSQALAFNEAPIKIQIGKETTRGLGAGADPEVGRKSIEENKEEVYEALKGADMVFVTCGMGGGTGTGAAPFVADIAKELGALTVGVVTKPFTFEGQRRKKIAELGIAEMKEKVDTLITIPNDRLLQVIDKKTSLFDAFGIVDDVLRQGVQGIADLIIYHGLINVDFADVKAIMADAGSALMGIGHGTGDNRAIEAARAAIDSPLLELSIDGAKGILFNITGGPDLGMYEIDEAAKAITEAADPDANIIFGAIIDEAMQGEVKITVIATGFESETNRTQKKIFAPNERPQAEIPASQMLRRNERQYMYAEPEPARPLEKDEEDDEGELEVPAFIRRKLK